From the Apium graveolens cultivar Ventura unplaced genomic scaffold, ASM990537v1 ctg3074, whole genome shotgun sequence genome, one window contains:
- the LOC141700903 gene encoding uncharacterized protein LOC141700903: MDMTINGLNQYEYDNVSSLKSVKEIWEVLETYHEGSKGLRKLKLGQLMKELGGFSLQKGETIREAQARFQVIIDNLERLGKTIPQSELNMNILTSVPFEYQDKVTALEATLNIDTMDHLSIFAELEQFETKINAKKNIAPVEKIDKRKKSKALLTWIDDEEESASSDDSEEEMINFALVGMEDDTVRGLTDEVLVESESEDDYSEPAASTSQLATSTSQPIVTTRQQAEKIKTLEIEVLKLRKGMGNFVQGEEGLKFMMKSIKVPLDKEGVGLNFNKKMCLAAKIKSTQWIIDSGCTRHMCGDKTQFKSLKLKRGGGVTIGDSKTLPILGKGKVGNDTASISNVRFVKGLKYNLLSVSQLHDDGHKVEFSKDKCVWY; the protein is encoded by the exons ATGGATATGACCATCAATGGTCTTAACCAATATGAATATGACAATGTGTCATCTCTTAAAtctgtaaaggagatatgggaagtTTTGGAAACTTATCATGAAGGTTCAAAGGGTCTAAGGAAACTCAAATTGGGCCAACTAATGAAAGAACTAGGTGGCTTCAGTTTGCAAAAGGGAGAAACCATCCGAGAAGCTCAAGCTAGGTTTCAAGTCATCATCGATAACCTAGAAAGACTTGGAAAGACGATTCCTCAGTCAGAACTCAACATGAATATTCTCACTTCTGTTCCATTCGAATATCAAGACAAAGTAACAGCCTTGGAAGCTACTCTCAATATTGATACTATGGATCATCTATCTATCTTTGCTGAGTTGGAGCAATTCGAGACAAAGATAAATGCCAAGAAGAATATTGCTCCAGTTGAAAAAAT AGACAAGAGGAAGAAATCCAAAGCACTTCTGACTTGgattgatgatgaagaagaatCTGCCTCTAGTGATGACTCTGAAGAGGAAATGATCAATTTTGCACTTGTTGGCATGGAGGATGACACTGTTCGAGGACTAACGGATGAAGTTCTGGTAGAGAGTGAATCCGAGGATGACTACAGTGAG CCTGCTGCCAGTACATCTCAGCTTGCTACAAGTACATCACAGCCCATTGTCACAACAAGACAGCAAGCTGAAAAGATCAAAACTCTTGAAATAGAAGTCTTAAAGCTCCGAAAAGGAATGGGAAATTTTGTTCAAGGAGAAGAAGGTCTGAAATTTATGATGAAGAGCATCAAGGTTCCATTGGATAAAGAAGGAGTTGGTCTCAACTTCAACAAGAAG ATGTGTCTTGCTGCTAAGATCAAGTCTACACaatggatcattgatagtggcTGTACAAGGCATATGTGTGGAGACAAAACTCAGTTTAAGAGTCTCAAGTTGAAAAGAGGAGGAGGAGTAACTATTGGTGATAGTAAGACTCTCCCTATTCTAGGTAAAGGTAAAGTTGGTAATGATACTGCCTCTATTTCTAATGTTAGATTTGTTAAAGGCTTGAAATATAATTTGCTTAGTGTAAGTCAATTACATGATGATGGTCATAAAGTTGAATTCTCTAAGGATAAATGTGTTTGGTACTAA
- the LOC141700900 gene encoding uncharacterized protein LOC141700900 has translation MACQVIEAGRQQIDVLYHHNLKPYTHLSLSKSASSSKLSFVDDESYTSVYTLEEKDLVSIQPSEDNNVNNFKHLFTKINNPMHSPKSHPTLFVADQKLYVISHYCPKNSSFEVFTPTDQTWQVLPSPPYSKARSLDVPLLVLEQEHMVFFCNFLFSFNLQTYTWIPTADSIYYSNSDDTPSFPPTFYRKRVSLIGDMAFGFLYNAPEGNYICASRPTTIAKELMQPNLAPDQAFLEVLRSSRFTYMNNKGYDDLYSDYIVALQDLDGKQILCIVTYGTDLEPAHETGCYETSHVALTFFDIPGDFYTSKDTSLDSSYAYADDTTEDGSVARSYFNAKFRHTAHLVVSNSHFSTHGRLEACFF, from the exons ATGGCATGCCAAGTAATCGAAGCAGGGAGACAGCAAATTGATGTGCTATATCATCACAACCTCAAACCCTACACCCACCTCAGCCTCTCTAAGTCTGCCTCGTCCTCAAAATTAAG TTTTGTTGATGATGAATCATATACTAGTGTTTATACTCTTGAAGAAAAGGATCTTGTGTCCATTCAACCTAGTGAAGACAATAATGTCAACAATTTCAAACATCTCTTCACCAAAATTAATAATCCAATGCACTCCCCTAAATCTCATCCCACTCTTTTTGTTGCCGATCAAAAACTCTATGTTATATCACATTATTGTCCTAAAAATTCTAGTTTTGAAGTCTTTACTCCCACGGACCAGACTTGGCAAGTGTTGCCTTCTCCCCCTTATTCTAAAGCTCGCAGCCTTGATGTCCCTCTTCTTGTTTTGGAGCAAGAGCATATGGTCTTCTTTTGTAATTTTCTTTTTTCCTTCAATCTCCAAACATATACTTGGATCCCAACTGCTGATAGCATTTATTATTCCAACTCGGATGATACCCCTTCTTTCCCCCCTACATTCTATCGCAAACGCGTTTCACTTATCGGTGATATGGCTTTTGGTTTCCTCTACAATGCACCTGAAGGCAATTATATTTGTGCTTCTCGCCCAACGACCATTGCCAAAGAACTAATGCAACCTAACTTAGCTCCCGACCAAGCTTTTTTGGAAGTATTAAGATCTTCCAGGTTTACCTACATGAATAACAAAGGTTATGATGACCTCTACTCCGACTACATTGTTGCTTTGCAGGACTTGGATGGTAAACAAATACTCTGTATTGTAACCTATGGTACCGATCTGGAACCGGCTCATGAGACTGGGTGTTATGAAACCAGCCATGTGGCCTTGACCTTTTTCGACATCCCCGGCGATTTCTACACTTCAAAAGATACCAGTCTTGACTCTTCCTATGCTTATGCAGATGACACAACTGAAGATGGCAGCGTGGCCAGGAGTTACTTTAATGCCAAGTTTCGGCACACTGCACATTTAGTCGTCTCTAATTCTCATTTTTCTACTCACGGCCGTCTCGAGGCGTGTTTCTTTTAG
- the LOC141700906 gene encoding uncharacterized protein LOC141700906, whose product MVNMPKPTSSTSSYISNRFSDRESHPVHECAHCHIKGHSKDRCYKLIAYHVDHPYHPNNKGKRRPAHSRFSKPTQAITAQANVVVHSQATSENAQLSTRMEELQTQLTTLMQCINKGPSPVSSPYPGTSFTASQPQYSMATHIAGPIPEEGIGSW is encoded by the exons ATGGTCAACATGCCAAAGCCTACTTCATCAACTTCTTCCTATATTTCAAATCGTTTTAGTGACAGAGAATCCCATCCTGTTCACGAGTGTGCACACTGCCATATCAAAGGACATTCAAAGGATAGATGCTATAAGTTGATTGCTTACCATGTGGATCATCCTTATCATCCAAATAACAAAGGCAAAAGAAGACCTGCACATTCAAGGTTTTCTAAACCTACTCAGGCCATTACTGCTCAGGCTAATGTTGTTGTTCACTCTCAAGCTACTTCTGAAAATGCACAATTATCCACCAGAATGGAGGAACTGCAAACTCAACTTACTACCCTAATGCAGTGCATAAACAAGGGACCTTCGCCAGTCTCTTCTCCTTATCCTGGCACATCTTTTACTGCATCACAGCCACAATACAGTATGGCTACTCACATTGCAG GACCAATACCAGAAGAAGGGATTGGTTCTTGGTAA
- the LOC141700904 gene encoding uncharacterized protein LOC141700904: protein MVITWILNTVSDDINNNMNYMDSAYAVWHELNERFFAVFWDEIKALEPTIKCSCGAVKDWENQLEKTRLIQFLMGLHSSYTATRGQLLMMSPWPTVNQAFMLLKQEEKAKTSPTLF, encoded by the exons ATGGTTATAACTTGGATTCTCAATACTGTTTCTGATGACATTAATAACAACATGAACTACATGGATAGTGCATACGCTGTTTGGCATGAATTGAATGAACGTTTCTTTGCT GTTTTTTGGGACGAGATTAAGGCTTTGGAACCTACAATTAAGTGTTCTTGTGGTGCTGTCAAGGATTGGGAAAATCAACTTGAAAAAACCAGGCTAATTCAATTTCTCATGGGACTACATTCTAGTTATACTGCTACAAGAGGGCAATTACTCATGATGTCTCCATGGCCTACAGTAAATCAAGCATTCATGCTACTCAAACAAGAAGAAAAAGCAAAGACAAGTCCAACACTATTCTAG